In the Gossypium arboreum isolate Shixiya-1 chromosome 10, ASM2569848v2, whole genome shotgun sequence genome, one interval contains:
- the LOC108489036 gene encoding probable LRR receptor-like serine/threonine-protein kinase At1g56130, protein MALRLMMKPPLSSSKGLLFFYLVVLFSCSQSINAQTNQTNATTDPSEVRALISIFQQWDLQAPDTWNISGEPCSGTALTTSFSEFEDPSNNPAIRCDCSFNASTVCHITSLRVFGLDKRGVIPEEILELPYLDFLKIDKNFFSGPLPAFLGNLSKLGLLSIAQNNFSGPIPKEIGNLKKLYLLSLGNNDLSGTLPPELGNLVELGELYINSCGLSGEIPSSFGNLKEMRIVWASDNAFTGKIPDFVGNWTKLTQLRFEGNSFEGPIPSSFSNLTSLNSLRIGDIYNGSSSSLDFVRNLKNLTDLVLRNVLLTGNLPSYIMELQSLQKLDLSFNNLTGQIPSTLFNMNSLIYLFLGNNSLSGSVPSQKSETLQTIDLSYNFLSGNLPSWVNSRLQLNFVANNFTLNSSNIRVLPGLECLQRSFPCFRNAPRYANFSLNCGGPAIIADGIQFEAENRTLGPAKFNVTSTQKWAVSNAGLFADRQNQQFVENNGGQVRSTNTPELYETSRLSPGSLRYYGLGLENGLYTVRLFFAETGFPERTSGSWRSLARRVFDVYIQGARRLRDFDISKEAGGVQRAISRNFTTNVTENHLEIHLFWAGKGTSGTPEDGYYGPSISAISVVPNFIPTVSGIPPSNLKEKNYTALIAGVTVPVVALALILIFAIIYVKRKKEDDDEEVLLGISPRPNTFTYSELKAATEDFSPSNKLGEGGFGPVYKGTLSDGRVVAVKQLSVASNQGKDQFVAEIATISAVQHRNLVKLLGCCIGGNRRLLVYEYLVNKSLDQALWGKEDLHLDWPTRFNICLSTARGLAYLHEESMPRIVHRDVKASNILLDAVLCPKISDFGLAKLYDDKKTHITTRAAGTIGYLAPEYAMRGHLTEKVDVFGFGVLALEIISGRPNSYNSVENDRIYLLEWAWTLHENNQLLSLLDPKLVEFDEDEALRMIRVALLCIQASPSMRPPMSRVVGMLAGDIEVTNVTTKPSYITDWDFKDVTGTFMDESQTSIPSDHSGSDIKSKNKIISDADDQPVPSPVNISGFRESFGEGR, encoded by the exons atggCTTTAAGGTTGATGATGAAGCCACCACTGTCTTCTTCCAAAGGCTTGCTCTTCTTCTACTTGGTTGTTTTGTTTTCATGCAGCCAATCCATTAATGCCCAGACTAACCAGACTAACGCCACAACCGATCCTTCTGAAG TGAGGGCATTGATCTCAATCTTCCAACAATGGGATCTACAAGCGCCGGATACATGGAACATCAGTGGAGAGCCATGTAGTGGGACTGCTCTCACCACAAGTTTTTCTGAGTTTGAGGATCCTTCTAATAACCCCGCTATCAGATGTGATTGTTCTTTCAACGCTAGCACTGTTTGCCATATTACCAGTCT GAGGGTATTTGGACTAGATAAACGAGGAGTGATACCAGAGGAGATTTTGGAGTTGCCTTACCTGGATTTCTT gaaaattgataaaaatttctTCTCCGGTCCTTTGCCAGCATTCCTTGGAAATCTGTCTAAATTAGGGTTACT GTCAATTGCCCAAAACAATTTCTCTGGGCCCATTCCAAAGGAGATCGGAAATCTCAAGAAGCTATATCTGCT CTCTTTGGGTAATAACGATCTCTCTGGAACATTGCCTCCTGAACTTGGTAATTTAGTCGAACTTGGAGAACT ATACATTAACAGTTGTGGATTGAGTGGTGAGATTCCGTCATCATTTGGTAACCTTAAAGAAATGCGAATTGT GTGGGCATCTGACAATGCATTCACAGGCAAAATACCCGACTTCGTTGGTAACTGGACAAAGCTTACACAATT GAGATTTGAAGGGAACTCTTTTGAAGGTCCAATTCCATCTAGtttttcaaatttaacatctttgaattcttt GCGAATTGGTGATATATACAATGGGAGTTCTTCTTCTCTTGATTTCGTAAGAAATCTAAAGAACTTGACTGACTT GGTTCTAAGAAATGTCTTGCTCACTGGTAATTTGCCATCTTATATCATGGAATTACAATCTTTACAAAAGCT GGATTTGAGTTTCAACAACTTAACAGGCCAAATTCCAAGCACTTTGTTCAATATGAATTCTCTCATATACTT GTTTCTTGGAAATAACAGTCTATCAGGTTCCGTTCCCAGCCAAAAGAGTGAAACTCTTCAGACCAT agatttatcatacaattttctATCAGGAAACTTGCCTTCTTGGGTAAACTCACGCTTGCAACT AAACTTTGTGGCCAACAACTTCACACTTAACAGCTCAAACATAAG GGTTTTACCAGGATTAGAATGCCTACAAAGAAGCTTCCCATGCTTTAGAAATGCTCCTCGAT ATGCAAACTTCTCACTCAATTGTGGTGGACCAGCAATAATAGCTGATGGGATACAGTTTGAGGCTGAGAATAGAACACTCGGCCCAGCAAAATTTAATGTAACCAGTACGCAGAAATGGGCAGTTAGCAATGCTGGCTTGTTTGCAGACAGACAAAATCAACAGTTTGTGGAAAACAACGGAGGACAAGTGAGAAGTACAAACACTCCAGAACTGTATGAGACTTCGAGGCTATCCCCTGGATCACTCAGATACTATGGCCTAGGCCTTGAGAATGGACTCTATACTGTAAGATTGTTCTTTGCAGAGACAGGTTTCCCAGAGCGAACCTCGGGGTCCTGGAGGAGTCTAGCAAGGCGTGTTTTTGATGTTTATATTCAG GGAGCCCGGAGACTAAGGGATTTTGATATATCAAAGGAGGCTGGTGGTGTTCAGAGAGCAATAAGTAGGAATTTCACTACTAACGTAACTGAGAACCATCTAGAAATTCACCTGTTCTGGGCTGGTAAGGGGACTTCCGGCACACCAGAAGATGGTTATTACGGTCCATCCATTTCAGCTATTAGTGTTGTTCCAA ATTTCATACCAACTGTCAGTGGGATACCCCCAAGCAATCTTAAAGAGAAGAACTACACGGCATTGATTGCTGGTGTTACAGTTCCTGTTGTAGCATTGGCTTTGATACTTATATTTGCAATTATTTATgtgaagagaaagaaagaagatgatGATGAGGAGG TGCTTCTTGGTATCAGCCCTAGACCAAACACATTTACTTATTCAGAGTTAAAAGCTGCCACTGAAGACTTCAGTCCTTCAAATAAGTTAGGAGAAGGGGGGTTCGGACCTGTGTACAAG GGTACACTTTCTGATGGGAGAGTTGTAGCTGTGAAACAACTTTCAGTAGCATCAAACCAGGGGAAAGATCAATTTGTTGCTGAGATAGCTACTATATCAGCAGTACAACATCGTAATCTTGTCAAACTATTAGGCTGCTGCATTGGAGGAAATAGGCGCCTCCTTGTTTACGAGTATCTTGTGAACAAAAGCCTTGATCAGGCTCTCTGGG GAAAAGAGGACTTGCATCTTGATTGGCCAACACGCTTTAATATTTGCCTATCAACCGCAAGAGGGCTAGCTTATCTTCACGAGGAGTCCATGCCAAGGATTGTTCATAGGGATGTCAAGGCAAGCAATATTTTGCTTGATGCAGTGCTTTGCCCAAAGATATCTGATTTTGGATTGGCAAAGCTTTATGATGACAAGAAAACACACATCACCACTCGCGCTGCTGGAACAAT TGGCTACCTGGCACCGGAGTATGCGATGCGTGGGCATCTTACGGAGAAAGTAGATGTTTTTGGCTTTGGTGTTCTTGCTTTGGAGATTATAAGTGGTAGACCAAACTCATATAATTCCGTAGAAAATGACAGAATTTATCTTCTTGAATGG GCATGGACCCTGCATGAAAATAACCAACTTTTGAGCCTTCTTGATCCAAAATTAGTGGAGTTTGATGAAGATGAAGCTCTCCGAATGATAAGAGTAGCACTTCTATGCATTCAGGCATCACCATCAATGAGGCCACCCATGTCCCGTGTCGTTGGTATGCTTGCAGGAGATATTGAAGTGACCAATGTTACAACAAAACCAAGTTATATAACTGACTGGGATTTTAAGGATGTCACAGGCACCTTTATGGATGAATCGCAAACATCCATTCCATCTGACCATAGCGGCAGTGACATCAAGAGTAAGAACAAGATCATTTCAGATGCAGATGATCAACCAGTACCTTCTCCTGTAAATATTTCTGGGTTCAGGGAGAGCTTTGGAGAAGGAAGGTGA